The Bradyrhizobium sp. CCGB01 genome segment TATCCATAGCCGCCGTAGTACGGTCCGCCGCCATAGTAGCCATAGCTGCTGCTGGCGATGGCGCCGCCGATGATCGCGCCGGCTGCGAGGCCGCCAAGACCCCAGCCCCAGCCCCCGCCCCAGCCTCGGCCGCGCCAATACACCGGCGTGACATCATCGCCGGCCGCGGCTTTCATGGCCGCAACGTTGGTCGGCAGCGGCGCCGCCGCCGCCTGCTCGATTTGGCCGGCCATCACGGCACCCGCCAGCGAACAGGCAATTGCAGTTTTCCAGATACTCATCGTCTTGCTCCCTGTCTGACGTTTCGTATGGAAGGGGATCGCAAGGCCATGATCGGGCATCCTTGCGCCAAATCAAAGCCTCCGAAAGTCAAAGCCTCCGAAAGTTAAGACCTCCAGTTTCGTGCACCGCACAAGAAGCTCGCGCCTGCCTCAATTCTGGTCAGGCCCGGCGCCGGCATCCCCCGCACGGATATGACACCGGTACGACGGAGCCCAAGGCAGCAGACCACGGCAAAGCATTAAGCTTCCCGCGCGTTCGCAACCAACAAGCACCTTCCCGATTTACTATTCGTACCGCTACTATCGGTTCCAATGGTGCGCGGCCGAGAGGCGTCTCGCGAAGGTCTTGCTTGACGCCAGAATCTGGCATGCGCCGGAGTGTGGGAGGATGACATGAGTGCCGTCGGTAATGAGCCGCTCGCCCGTCAGGCGTTGGCATTCGTCCTGGCTGGCGGACGCGGCAGCCGGCTTCTGGAGTTGACCGACCGGCGCGCCAAGCCCGCGGTCTATTTCGGCGGCAAGTCCCGCATCATCGATTTCGCGCTATCGAACGCCGTGAACTCCGGCATCCGCCGCATCGCGGTCGCGACCCAATACAAGGCGCACAGCCTGATCCGGCATCTTCAGATGGGCTGGAACTTCTTCCGCCCGGAGCGCAACGAGAGCTTCGACATCCTCCCGGCCAGCCAGCGCGTTTCCGAGAACATGTGGTATGTCGGCACGGCCGACGCGATCTACCAGAACATCGACATCATCGAGTCGCACAACGCCCGCTTCATCGTGGTGCTCGCCGGCGACCACATCTACAAGATGGATTACGAGGTGATGCTGCGCCAGCACGTCGAGAGCGGCGCCGACGTCACCGTCGGCTGTCTCGAAATGCCGCGCCAGGAATCATCCGGCTTCGGCATCATGCATATCGACGAGAACGGCTTGATCCAGGAGTTCCTGGAGAAGCCCGCCGACCCGCCGCCGATGCCGGGCAAGCCGGACGTCTCGCTCGCCAGCATGGGCATCTACGTGTTCGATGCGAAATTCCTCTACGAGGAGCTGAAGCGCGACGCCGCGGATCCGAACTCCAATCACGATTTCGGCAAGGACATCATCCCCTACATCGTCAAGAACGGCCGTGCGATCGCGCACCAGTTCTCGACCTCCTGCGTCCGTTCCGGCAGCGACCCACGCTCCTACTGGCGCGACGTCGGCACCGTCGATGCCTATTGGGCCGCCAATATCGATCTCACCGACGTGGTGCCGGAGCTCGACCTGTTCGACCGCGCCTGGCCGATCTGGTCCTATGCGGAGATCACGCCGCCCGCGAAATTCGTCCATGACGAGGAGGGCCGCCGCGGCCAGGCCGTGAGCTCGCTGGTCTCGGGCGGCTGCATCATTTCCGGCGCCTCGCTGCGCCGCTCGCTGCTGTTCACCGGCGTACGCATCAACTCCTATGCCAATGTCGAGAACGCCGTGATCATGCCCTACGTGAATGTAGGCCGCGGCGCTCGCTTGAAGAACGTCGTGATCGACCGCGGCGTCGAGATTCCGGAAGGACTCGTCGTCGGCGAGGATCCCGAGTTCGACGCGAAGCGCTTCCGCACCACCGAGCAGGGCATTTCGCTCATCACCCAGCCGATGCTCGACAGGCTCAATACATGACGCCTGTTCGCGTCCTCGCGGTCGCCTCTGAGGTCTACCCCATCGTCAAGACCGGCGGCCTTGCGGATGTCGCCGGCGCGCTGCCGCTTGCGCTGAAGGCGCATGGCGTCGAGATGCGCACGCTGATGCCGGGCTATCCCGACGTGATGCGGATGCTGGGGGGCGCCGACGAAATCCGGCGCTGGCCGGATTATTTCGGCGGACCCGGACGCCTGCTCGCGGGCTCACATGACGGGCTCGATCTGTTCGTGCTCGACGTGCCGCATCTCTATGCGCGGCCGGGCAATCCTTACGTGACAGCCGATGGCGTCGATTGGCCGGACAATGGCGTGCGCTTTGCGGCATTGTCGCGTATCGCCGCCGACATCGGCCACGGCCTCGTGCCGGCGTTCGTGCCCGATGTCGTGCACGCCCATGACTGGCAGGCCGGGCTCGCGCCGGCCTATCTGCACTATGACAACCGACCGCGCCCCGCCACCGTGATGACCATTCACAACATGGCCTATCAGGGCAAGTTCGCGCGCGAGCTGATCGGCTCGATTGGCCTGCCCTGGCACGCCTTCAATGTCGACGCCCTCGAATATTTTGGCGGCATCAGCTTTCTGAAGGCCGGCCTGCAATTCGCCGATCGCATCACCACGGTCTCGCCGACCTACGCGCGGGAGATCCAGAGCGACGAGGGCGGCATGGGGATGGGCGGCTTGCTGCGCGAACGCGCTGACGTGCTCAGCGGCATCCTCAACGGCATCGATATCGAGGTGTGGAATCCGCAACAAGATCCGCACATCGCCTACCGCTTCGGCGCGCAGGACCTGACGTTCCGGGCCGCGAACAAGGCGGTGCTTCAGCAGCAGTTCAATCTCGATTCTTCGGACGAGGCGCCCCTGCTCGGCGTCATCAGCCGCCTGTCCTGGCAGAAGGGGCTCGATCTCCTGCTCGAGGCCATTCCAACCATTTTGGGCGAGGGCATGCAGCTCGCGCTGCTCGGCAGCGGCGACCGCGATCTCCAGGATC includes the following:
- the glgC gene encoding glucose-1-phosphate adenylyltransferase, translating into MSAVGNEPLARQALAFVLAGGRGSRLLELTDRRAKPAVYFGGKSRIIDFALSNAVNSGIRRIAVATQYKAHSLIRHLQMGWNFFRPERNESFDILPASQRVSENMWYVGTADAIYQNIDIIESHNARFIVVLAGDHIYKMDYEVMLRQHVESGADVTVGCLEMPRQESSGFGIMHIDENGLIQEFLEKPADPPPMPGKPDVSLASMGIYVFDAKFLYEELKRDAADPNSNHDFGKDIIPYIVKNGRAIAHQFSTSCVRSGSDPRSYWRDVGTVDAYWAANIDLTDVVPELDLFDRAWPIWSYAEITPPAKFVHDEEGRRGQAVSSLVSGGCIISGASLRRSLLFTGVRINSYANVENAVIMPYVNVGRGARLKNVVIDRGVEIPEGLVVGEDPEFDAKRFRTTEQGISLITQPMLDRLNT
- the glgA gene encoding glycogen synthase GlgA, which produces MTPVRVLAVASEVYPIVKTGGLADVAGALPLALKAHGVEMRTLMPGYPDVMRMLGGADEIRRWPDYFGGPGRLLAGSHDGLDLFVLDVPHLYARPGNPYVTADGVDWPDNGVRFAALSRIAADIGHGLVPAFVPDVVHAHDWQAGLAPAYLHYDNRPRPATVMTIHNMAYQGKFARELIGSIGLPWHAFNVDALEYFGGISFLKAGLQFADRITTVSPTYAREIQSDEGGMGMGGLLRERADVLSGILNGIDIEVWNPQQDPHIAYRFGAQDLTFRAANKAVLQQQFNLDSSDEAPLLGVISRLSWQKGLDLLLEAIPTILGEGMQLALLGSGDRDLQDRYQAAARANPGRIGVVIGYDEILAHLIQAGSDALIVPSRFEPCGLTQLYALRYGAVPIVSRVGGLEDTIVDIGEADRSGFDATGFKFAPVTADALAGTLRKANTVFHDKLTWRRLQLNGLATDVSWRNRAGDYAALYRDLMAARRT